A DNA window from Hordeum vulgare subsp. vulgare chromosome 1H, MorexV3_pseudomolecules_assembly, whole genome shotgun sequence contains the following coding sequences:
- the LOC123419289 gene encoding 3-ketoacyl-CoA synthase 12-like: MEPLLLVTVLLLAHAVAYLVCTAVARRRRSRCYLVDYVCHKPSDDRKVSTEIAGSVVLHNKRLSLPEFRFLLRVIVRSGIGEESYCPRNILECRQDAPTHQDALDEMDAFFDEAIADLFLKSGFLPGDVDVLVVNVCMFSPAPSLACRIVHRFGMREDVAAYNLSGMGCSAGLVSLDLARNVLRTRPTSLALVVSSESIAPNWYTGTDRSMMLGNCLFRCGGSAVLLTNDPLLRGRAKMVLRHLVRTNTAADDEAHASALQRDDGNGRVGISLSKALPKAAVRALTLNLRSLIPRLLPVSELLRFAARDIYKKFRLSGVHVKTDIRPGPMINFKTGMEHFCLHPGGTRVIEAVKDSLGVDADDVEPSQMTLHRWGNTSSSSLWYVLSYMEAKGRLKRGDRALMLTFGSGFKCNSCLWEVTGDMADKGAWADCIDEYPPESSTNPYLDKYSWIDEGQGDTLFF, encoded by the coding sequence ATGGAGCCGCTTCTTTTGGTCACCGTTCTCCTCCTTGCGCACGCGGTGGCTTACCTCGTGTGCACGGCCGTCGCCCGTCGGCGGCGCTCGCGGTGCTACCTGGTGGACTACGTGTGCCATAAGCCGTCTGACGACCGCAAGGTGAGTACGGAGATCGCCGGCAGTGTGGTCCTGCATAACAAGCGCCTCAGCCTCCCCGAGTTCCGTTTTCTCCTCCGCGTCATCGTCCGCTCTGGCATCGGCGAGGAGAGCTACTGCCCGCGCAACATCCTCGAGTGCCGCCAGGACGCGCCCACCCACCAGGACGCGCTCGACGAGATGGACGCCTTCTTCGACGAAGCCATCGCCGATCTCTTCCTCAAGAGTGGCTTCCTTCCCGGCGACGTCGACGTGCTCGTCGTCAACGTATGCATGTTCTCCCCGGCGCCGTCGCTCGCCTGCAGGATCGTGCACCGCTTCGGCATGCGCGAGGACGTCGCCGCGTACAACCTCTCCGGCATGGGGTGCAGCGCCGGCCTGGTCTCGCTGGATCTCGCGCGCAACGTGCTGCGGACGCGGCCTACGTCGCTGGCTCTCGTGGTCTCGTCCGAGTCCATCGCCCCCAACTGGTACACCGGAACCGACAGGTCCATGATGCTGGGAAACTGCCTCTTCCGCTGCGGAGGCTCCGCCGTGCTGCTCACCAACGACCCGTTGCTCCGCGGGCGTGCAAAGATGGTGCTCCGCCATCTCGTGCGCACaaacaccgccgccgacgacgaggCGCACGCGTCCGCGCTGCAGCGCGATGACGGCAACGGGCGCGTCGGGATTAGCCTCAGCAAGGCCTTACCCAAGGCCGCCGTCCGGGCCTTGACCCTGAACCTGCGGAGCCTCATCCCGCGCCTACTCCCCGTGTCCGAGCTCCTGCGGTTCGCTGCCCGGGACATATACAAGAAGTTTCGTCTATCCGGCGTGCATGTGAAGACAGATATTCGTCCCGGTCCGATGATCAACTTTAAGACCGGCATGGAGCACTTCTGCCTCCACCCCGGCGGCACCAGAGTCATTGAGGCAGTGAAGGACAGCCTCGGTGTTGATGCGGACGACGTGGAGCCTTCGCAGATGACACTGCACCGCTGGGGGAACACATCATCGAGCAGCCTGTGGTACGTTCTGTCTTATATGGAGGCCAAGGGGAGGCTAAAGAGAGGGGACAGGGCGCTCATGCTCACCTTTGGGTCGGGATTCAAGTGCAACAGTTGCCTGTGGGAGGTGACCGGTGACATGGCTGACAAGGGAGCCTGGGCAGACTGCATTGACGAATACCCGCCGGAGAGCAGCACCAACCCCTACCTTGACAAGTACAGCTGGATTGACGAAGGTCAGGGTGACACCCTGTTCTTTTAG